Below is a window of Moorella thermoacetica DNA.
GGGATCGAGGCCCAGGCTCAACATATTCTGGACAACGGCGGCCCCGGCCCCGGTGTCGAAAAGGAAGGTTTTTTCCCCCTTTCGTACCAGGAAAGCCAGGCCATGCTCGGCTATTAAACCCCTGGCGGTGACCGAATTATCTACCAGGTTGATGATTTCAACGGTTTCAGCCATTCTTATTTACCCTCCCCTTTTAACCGCGGCAGCAACCGCCGGGCGTGCAGCCTTCCGGCCGGGAATCCCTCCCGCAACACAGGGTTTTCCCGCCTGCCTCTGGGCGGCTTTTTACTATATGCGGCGCCGAGAATATCCTTACTAATCTCGTGCTGCCGCACTTAGGACAAATATCCGCATCTTCTCGCTTGTTAAATGTACAAATAGCCCCGCACTCGCTGCATTTGAATTCAAATTCCGGCATTAATAGTCACCTCCGCCTGCCTCTAGTATAAATCTATAAAGAACATACGTCAATATCGCCTTGCAAAAAAGGCCCCTCCTTTACAAGAGGGGCCCCTGGCGTAAAAATTACCCTCGCTGTAAGAAAGCCTGATAGGCTGGTAATTAGCTTCTTAGCTTAAGCACGGCGTCCTCGGCCGCATTTGTTACTTGATAAGCAACAGGCGAAGCGGTAAGGGCCGGATGGGTCCCTACCTGCATGGTTTCCAGCTCGTCGGCCCGCATCTTATGCTGCACGGCAGCCGCCAGCAGGTTGGTCAGCTCGCCCACCGAAGTACCGCCATAAACCTGCCCGCCTAAAATTACACCCGTATCTTTAGTAAAGATCAACTTTACGCCCAGTTCTCTGGTCCCCGGCATACTCCCTGGATGCCTGTCAGGCGCCTTGGCGGTACCAGTTACGACCTCAATACCCGCTTCCCGGGCCGCCCTTTCCGTCAGGCCTACCGACCCCAGGGCCAGGTCGCCGACAATTGTCGAAAACACTCCTACTGCCGCCACCCGGGACTGCCTGAGGCCGAACAGGTTGGCCCCCGCCACCCGGGCTTCATGGGTGGCTACGGAAGCCAGTTTGATGAGGGACGGTCCGTGCCCGAAAAACGAGCTTTTTTTGGCGCAATCACCAATGGCGAAGATACTGGGGTCACTGGTACGCATATAATCATCAACCCAGATACCGAAACGATGGTCAACTTTCAGTCCCGCCATTTGGGCCAGTTCAATATTGGGCGCCACGCCGATGCCGAAGATCACTATGTCGGCAGGCAGGGTTTCGCCATTGGAAAGTCTCACCTGTTCTACTTTACCGTTACCCAGAAATTCTTCTACTTTTGTCCCGGTGATAATGTTTATCCCTTGAGAGCGGAGTTTATCCTCTACCATGGTGCAGACCTCATCATCAAATGCCAGGGCCAGGCAATGGGGCAAAAGCTCGACAATGGTAATATTCAATTCTCGCCCCTTCCTGCACTCATCGGCAAACTCAACGCCAATAAAGCCGCCGCCGACGATAACCAAATTTTTTGCTTTGTCCAGGGCCTTTTTTAGTTGTTCAAGATAGGCCACATCTTTTTTGACGACGAAAACGCCTTCCAGGTCAGCCCCTTTTACCGGTGGAACAACAGGAGACGATCCGGTAGCCAGGACGAGTTTCTCATAGGTGATGCTACCAGATTTCACCGTAGAAACAGCCTTGCTTTGGCGGTCAATTCCTATAACTTCATCGATCACCAGTTCTATGCCGTTATTAACCAGCGTGGCGTCCGGGATGAGGTTCTTGTCGGGGCTCCCCACAGTACCGAAAATGTAAGGGATACCGCAGGGTACCAAAACCTTTTCTTCTTTACGTACCACGGTTACCTTTTTGTCCTTAAAATACCTTTTGGCAGTAATAGCTGCCGTAAGGCCCGCCGCACTCCCGCCGATAACTAGTACATCCGTACCCTTCAAACCAGCCGCCCCTTTCCATGTTTTTTGTTAATACTAGAACTTAGTTTTGTAAATAGTATAGTATTTATTAGGTCATATGTCAATAATAGTTAGAGAAAAAATTTCCGTTAGTATAATCGGTTTTAAATTTATAGCTACCCTCTAACCTTTGTCAAGGACCACCTATTCTCCCACATGGGCCACAATGCCTCCGCCGCCTCCACCAGCACCGCATCGAACTGGATGGCTTTGTTGGCTACAACTTCTTCCCAGCAGTGGTGCCAGGTAAGGGCCGGGCGGTAAGGCCTTTCTGAGGTCATGGCATCAATGGCATCACATAAGGCAATAATCCGCGAGCCTAAAGGGATGGCCTCGCCTTTTAAACCAGCCGGATAACCCTTACCGTCCCAGCGTTCGTGATGGTACAGGACCAATCGAGCTATCGAGCTCAATCGCCGCGATTTGGTCAAGATTTTATAGCCTATCTCGGGATGGCGCTTGATCACTGCCCATTCGTGAGGTAAAAGGTAGCCCGGTTTGCGCAAAATCTGGTCCGGAACGCCAATTTTACCGATATCATGCAAATGGGCGGCCATATGTATACGCTCCAGTTCCCCACCCTTTAAACCAATTTTCCTGCCTAAATCCAGGGCCATATCGGCCAAGCGCTGCGAATGGTCTTCACAATAAGGATCCCTGGCTTCCAGGGCAGCTGTTAAACATTCAATAATGTCATGGTAGACCCCATACAGTTTACGCCCGTATATCCAGGAAGGCATCCCGGTTCCCCTCCCTGGTTGCCTTAATTTAGCCAAGTCAAGTCCGAGGAGCCTGCCTACCTGGAAGACCAGCACCGCCATCACCCAGCCCAGTACCAGGCTGTAGCCGATGGCAAAGGCAGTCCAGCCCCAGGAATTGGTTTCCCGGCGGATGGCTCCAATGGCCGCCACGCAGGGGATGTAAATCAGGGTCATAACCATAAATGCGTACGCTGAAAGGGGCGTCCAAGATTGAGCGATGGCCGCTGTCAAGCCGTCTTCCTCTACACCGTAGAGGACGCCCAGGGTGCCGACGACCACTTATTTAGCCAGGATGCCAAATACCAGGGCTACCGCCGCTTCCCAGGTGCCAAAACCGGCCGGTTTAAAGACCGGCGCCAGTATAGTTCCCAGTCTCCCGATCAGGCTCTCCTGGCTGGCGTATGCCACGCGCCCAGGGGTAAGTTGGAAAGCACCCAGATTAGCACCACGACACCAACAATAACGGCGCCGGCCTTGCGAATGAAGGAACTCCCTCGTTCCCACATGTGGATCAAAGTGCCTTTTAGAGTCGGTACCCGGTAAGGCGGCAGTTCCATGACAAAGGGAGCTGTTTCTCCTTTAAAAAGAAAGGTCTTAAAGATTTTTCCCATGATAATGGCCAGCACAATACCTAAAAGGTACAGGGAAAAGATTACCCATCCCTGTTTAGCCGTAAAGAAGGCACCGGTGAAAAGGACGTAAACCGGCAAGCGGGCCGTGCAGGACATCAAGGGGTTAATAAGAATAGTAATCAAGCGGTCCTGCCGGCTTTCCAGGGTTCTGGTAGCCATGATGCCCGGTACGTTGCAGCCAAAGCTAATCAAAAGCGGGACAAAGGATTTGCCGTGCAGGCCCAGGGCGTGCATCAGACGGTCCATGATATAAGCAGCACGGGCCATATAACCGCTGTCCTCCAGGAAAGAAATGGCCAGGAAGAGCAAGAAGATGGGGGGTATAAAGACAAGCACCGAACCCAGACCGCCGATTATCCCATCCGCTATGAAGGAAGTCAGGAGTTGCGGGGCACCCAGGGCTTCCAGCCAGGCGGTAGCAAGGCCGGTTAACCCCTCAAAGGCGCTTTCCACCCAGCCAATCATGGGGTCACCCAGCTTAAAGGTAAATTGGAAGACAGCCCACATAGCCAGGAGAAAAATCGGCAACCCCAGGTATCGATTAGTTACTATGCTGTCAATCTTATCAGATAAAGTAAGCCTTTCTTCCAGGATCTGGCGCCTGGTAACAGCCTCTTTTACCAGGCCGTTGATAAAACCATAGCGCCGATCGGCAATAATGGCTTCTACTTCTTCTCCTAAAATTTCATTAAGTTGCTTTTTGCTTTTGGCTACCTGTTCAAGGACCTGTTTGGCCCCTTCTTTTTGCAACTCTGCCTGAAGGCGTTCATCGTCTTCCAGAAGTTTTATTGCTAGCCACCTGGCAGGGTATTTGGCGACAAGATTCGCGTCCTGCTTTATAATTTGCTCTAATTTATCCAGTTCTTTTTCAATTTCCGTTCCATAGTTCATTTTTAACGGCTGGCATGTTTTCTCCTGGATCTTCTTCGTAACCGTAGCCACAAGTTCCTTTATACCCTCGCCACGCGTGGCTACGGTCGGCACCACCGGAACCCCTAACGCTTGCGCCAGGCGCGGGATATTGATTTCGATCTTGCGTGCCCTGGCCTCATCAAGCATATTTAAGGCGACGACGACATTGGCCCCCATCTCCAGCAATTGGGTAGTCAAGTACAAGTTGCGTTCCAGGTTGGAAGCGTCGACGACATTGATAACGGCCTCAGGTTTATCAAAAAGGATAAAATTGCGGGCGATAAGCTCGTCCTCACTGTAAGCACCAAGGCTATAAGTCCCAGGCAAATCAACAATATTGAAAGTTTGTCCTTGGTAGCCGAGCTTGCCCTCTTTTTTCTCTACCGTCACGCCTGGCCAATTGCCGACATGCTGGCGCGCCCCAGTCAAATCATTAAAAATGCTGGTCTTACCTGAATTAGGATTGCCCACCAGGGCAATAACCTTTTCCCTTTCAGGTTTAGCCAGTGCTGCTATACCCATGGGTTCTCCTCCTTAAAATGTCAGTTTATGTCAGTTCTTAAGAAATCTTTAGTATGCCTACCATTAACTTAACAAATCCTGTTCCAGTAAACGTTCTCTATAATTCTTCTACCATAATCTTATGGGCCATACCTCTCCCGATTGCCAAGCGGCCGCTCCCTGAACCATCCCCTAGCGAAATGATTATAGGTCCAAAGTTATCATTGCGGATAATCTTTATGGTTGACCCGCGTACCAGGCCCAGTTCTGTTAGCCGGCGACGCAAACTTATGCCGCCAGCGATTTCTTTAATAACTGCCTCCTGGCCTGTATTTAAAAATTCTAGGGGTAATAATCCGTTGCTCATACCCGAACACCTCTTAACATTATTTAAGAAGATCTACAAAAATAGCGGCTGCTTCTTTTTTGCGTAAGCTCAAATGGTAACCCTTTACTTTTACTTCTATAGGGTCGCCCAGAAGAGCTGCTCCTGCGACAGCCACTTCAGTACCAGGAACTACTCCCATGTCCAAGAGCCGGCGGCGGAGTTCGCCGGTAGCGGTAATTTTAATCACCCTGCCGCGAGAGCCCTTCCCCAGTTCGCTTAAGGCCCGTGTGCTAATGGTTTCTAAAGCCTCCATGACAACAGCCTCCTTTCCTTCTTTAAGCAAATTAAGGTTGCTTAATTTTCATTAAAAGATAATGACATTCATTCTCATTTGGTTAATAAAAAAATACCACACAGGTAAATAAATTGTCAAGCCCTTCTTAAATAATCAAATAGAGTTGGCAGGAGTTAAATTGCACTTAACTCACATTCTCCCTATTTTCCCCGCTTTCACTCCACATCAACTCCGCTTTTGTGCTTATTTTCACAATTAAGTATAGCTTAATTCGCTTTTGCTGGTATTCTGCCTCGCAGTCGCCCGGTAATCCCGGGTTTTTGGGCGTGGCCCACCTCCTATCTGGCGCAAATAATGTGCAATATTGACTAGCTATAACTTTAGGATATAATTGAGGTAAGACGTGACTTACTTGTAAGGTAGGTGTAGTAAAATTGCAGGATATGATAAAAGTATCCAGCAAAGGCCAGTTTGTGTTGCCTGCCAAATCAAGGAAAAAAGCTTCTATAAAAAAGGTGATATTTTAATTGTTAACCTGGTGGGAGATAAAGTTGTAATTGAACCTCTTAATAAATCCAAAAAAGAAGATTGGCAGCAGATACTTGAAGAAACAGCAGGAATCTGGCCGCATGTAGACTCAAAGTATGTCGAGGAACTCCGTTCAGCCGCCCAAAAAAGATTGGAGGAAACCCTGTGAGGGTAATATTTGATACGAATATTTGCATTGATCACCTGCGCGGTTTCAGGCCTGCTACCGATTATCTTTTGAGATGCCAGGACATGGAACGATGGATCAGCGCCATAACCGTTATGGAATTATATGCGGCGCCGCATATTACGGCTAAACAACAAGAAAAAATGGCCCGGCTGTTCGATGGCTTAAATGGGATAGCGGCAACAGCATTACATCTGGACGCTGTTCTCGCCACGAGGAATAAAAAGCATTTTGATTTTATCCCTGGAATAGTTGTTGACTGTCCTTATTAAAACTGCAGCCCAAGAGCAGCAGCGGCCCTTCCCTGGTGGTGATGATTAAAGACTAATCGCCGGAGAAGATCCTTCCAGAGATCTTCTGTTTTCGAGCTACACCTGGGACGACGAGGGGGAGGCGGGGGTAAGCACTTCTAGCCCTGGTACCCGTTTGAAATGTTCTACATTTAATGTAAACAGGGGCAGGTTGCGCGCCAGGCAGATGCCGGCAATAAGGGTCTCAGGCACCCCAATTACCTTCCCGCCAGACCGCAATCTATTTTCGATCATAGCCGCCGCCAGGGCCATAAGTTTAGCCCGTGTTTCATTGCTGATTTCAATGGTAGTGCGCATGTTTAATCACCTCATATAAGTAAACTAGTTTGCAAATACTTACATGTCAATAATGCGGGAAAACATTAATGGCGGCCGGCGGGATAGTGCAGTAAACTGTGCTGCCCGGCGCCAGGGAACAACCTTTATCTTCCTCACTGTATTTCCTCCCATATTCCAATTATCAATGCCCAAAAGAACAATACTGCTCGTAGCCGACCAGGCGGGCAATGCCGCTGATGGTTACCCCGTAAAAGACAACCGGTTTCCGGCCCACAATTCCAGGCAGGGTGTCATTTACCGCTGTAGTCCCGGTAGCCAAGATCAGGTCGCTCCATTCAATAATTTCTGCTGTATGCCGGGCGTCTTCTATAATAATACCGTTTTTACGTTGACCGACATTATCCGGGTCCAGGTCGGTTACCCGGATCGGGAAATGACCGGCCAGGCTGGCCACCATGGCCGGCTGCAGGCCGATAAAGGCAATCCGGGGATTGCCGAAACGCTCCCGGACGTATTCTACCAGGCGGGCGGCACACCGGCCCGGTTCTTGATCGCGGCAGTGGATGGTCTTATCTACCAGCTTTAGGTGCCGCATAACGGCATTCAAGGCGGCTATAAATATAGCCCGCTCGTAGTTGTTACGTAACGGCAGGGCCAGGACTTCCTTAAGGGTGCCCTGGTAATTCCCCGGCATATCGGTATATGCCTGCCCCACCGCGCCAGCAAAGGCGGCCTGGAGCATCACTTCTTTACCTTTCAAGAGAGGGAAGTCCTGACGTTCCGGCCGGCCAATGGCTTCTTCGGGGGTCAGGGGCCGGGCGCTGACCACCTGGATTTCTTCCTCACCGCTCAGGTGCCTGTCTTTTACCAGCCTGTAAAATTTTTCTCTGATGCCTTCTAAGAACTGCATCTAAAGCTATCCCCTTTCCTGGCTAATCAGCAACAAATTAAAAACGCCGTCTCCACGGCGGAGCGGGGTTTAACTAAAAAAGCCAGAGCTCTCTCTTATAGCTAACCCCCTCCTTTTCAATACCTGGAAGGCATACCCGTTTCCCGGTACACCCCGTGGACCAGCGGTCCAGGCCAACCTGCCATGGGTTGCTCCTTTAGGCCAGGATGGCTCAGAGGATGTAAATATTTAAGCATATGTTCTTTATATTATTCGCTGTAAGAAAGCAAATTCCTGCCAGCAGTACTAATTTTATAATATCGCCTAAAACAGTTCTCCTGGTGCTGCTGTAGAAGGTCGCCTTTAAACCTGCTCCGGACACTATAGAAATTCCTGTAACAAGCATGGGTGTATGGAAACTAACCTTCCGCTTCAATATAACATTCCCTGGCAAACAGAGTAAAAAATAACCCCTGGCATCTATTCTACCAGGGATTTCATATTGAAGGAAGCCAATTTAGCTTTTATTGGGGGTCAACAATAGCCGGTAGCCGCCGGCCACCTTTTCCACCTGGACCTGATAACCCCAGTTTTCTGCCAGCCGGGATACGTTTTCTCTGGAGGTTTCATTATCAGTCAATACTGCCAGGGTTTGGCCAGGATTTTGTTCCATGGCCTTTTTTGTCTTTACTACAGGTATGGGACAGGAAAGCCCGCGCACATCAACTTCCACCATAAAAACATCTCCTCCTTTTATCCTGAAGTTACCTGGTGCAAATACCGCTCCAGCTGCAGAGATTTTCCCTGAAAACACCGGGCAACTGGTCAATGATTTCGGCAACACTGGTGGCAGGCGTCGGGTTTGCCCTCTGGCCTGCTGCCCGGTTGGCTTTTGCGCTGATGCTTGCCGCCTGTTCCAGTTCCAGTTCAGCATAAGTAAAAGCAGTGACCATACCGGTGATGGTATCGCCCGTGCCGCCTATGCACTCCATTTGGGGAACATCCGGCTCTTTAATCTCATCAACGATAACTCCATCTTTTACTATATAATCGACAGCTCCTTTAACCAGGAGGCATTTGGCCGCACCCCCGTTAGCATAAGCGCGTTTAATTAGTTCGGGTACGCGGGCGAAGGCATCCTCGAACAGATGGCGGCTGATATAAGCCGGGTGGACGGCTTCAGGGTCGGCCAGGAAAGCAATTTCACTGGGGTCCGGGGTGAAAATATCAAAGTGGGGCGCAACACCTGCCGCCTTTGCCGCGTACATGGAGCCGGCATCGGCAATTAGCACCGGCCGGGGGCGGCATTTTTCTATTGCAGTATAGAGCTTTTGCATTAACGTAACGATGGGTAGACAATAATGGAGAGCTAAAACCCTGGGCGCCAGCTCCTCTATATGTTCTATCAGATACTGGTAAATCAACCTGCTTCCTTTTCCTGTGCCAATATCGCCTGCCAGCAATACCCGGGGCGGTTCCAACCCGAGGTGACAGGTAGTGGCCAGAGCCGCACTTACCATGGCCATTGTCCCCTGGGTACAGGGCAAATAATGACCGTCGACCCGAAGATTTTTCCCTTCCTTTTCCACCCGGCCAAAGATCAGGGGCATGTCTGTTACTGGGACGGTCCCGGCAATAAGCATCAATTGAGCGCTACCCCTTTCCAAATTTCTAAAGCCTTTTCTAAGGCGCGGTCGAGCATCAGGGCGCACAGGGTACGGCCTTCGTCCTTGGGCCGGGGAGCTGCGGCCAGGTGGGTGCCCACCAGCCTGGTATAAAGATAGGGGATATCGGGACAGCCTCCACCGGAAATATTAACTATCCCACCTGTCTTTATATCAAAAACAAGTTTCATATTACCTGACTTTATCATAATGTGCTCTGCAAACCGGGTTACTTTTTCTACCTGTAGGGGTTCCATCTCGCCCTTGAAGGGATAAATACCCATGAAGGACACCTTGCCGGTAAGGGCCCTGGCTACTGCCGTTTGCTCGACCAGGTCGATTTCCAGGGCCAGGTCGCAGCCTTTGCGCATATCGGGCGGGGGCGCTACCAGTTTGCAGTCGAAGTCGGCTTTTTTCAACACCTTTTCGGCTTTCATAGCTTCTTCCACCGTAGTGAAAATTACCAAACCCCTGGCGTCAGCAGTTCCGGCCCGGGCCTCTAAGCTTTTTTTCAGCCAGCTTAAAACCATTTGGCATTCCCCTGCTTATTACGTTAATCTAGACTCTCCCGCATAAAGAACCCGACGCCAGCGGCGAAAACCAGACCTATTATTACGGCTGTGGGCCCGTAGGGGCCGGGGCCCTGGGGGCTGGAGGCGAGTTGGAAATTGTGGGCAAAGGCAGCCCCTGCCAGCATGCCCATTATAGCCACTCCTGCGTCGGTGTCACCTTCACCGGCGAGAACTGTTTGCCGCAAGGGACAGCCGCCCAGCAAGGTAGCGGTAAGTCCGGCCAGAGTCATTCCTAAAAAATTCCATAATTGATTTGTATGGGCCACGGGCTGGCCCGCAAAACCGATGTTAATTTTACCAAGGATGGCGTTAACTACTAGAGCCCCCGCAAAAAAGGCCACGATGCCACTGAAGAGGTAGGTATCCTTTACCAGGAAAAGATCGCGCCAGCCGCCGACAAAACACATCCTGGTTCTCTGGGCTAAAAAACCGATAATTAAACCTGCCGCCAGGGAAACTCCCAACAGGGCATGGGCAGCGCCGGGGCCTTCCTTGCTGAAGAAAATAAATGAAGGCCTGGCAATAGCAAGGAGGAGCAACCCCAGCATGAAGAGCGGCATCAACCAGCCGGCCGCTGTATAGGTAGATTGCCAGCGGCCCAAGTTGAAACCTCGCTTGAGAAAATAAATACCCATCAAAGCACCTGCCACTACCCCCGCCAAGCCGGCGACAGCGTTCAAGTCACCGCCGGCAAGGCGCAATACAGCCCTTACCGGGCATCCTAAAAACACCAGGGCACCTATCATGAAAAAGGCGCCCAAAAAGAACCGTACCAGGGGTGCCGAGCCACCGCGGGCCCGGAATTCACCGAAAACAAGAGCGGACAGGAAGGCCCCTAAAGCGATCCCCATAATTTCCGGCCGCAAATACTGGACTATCGCTGCCCGGTGCAGACCTAGGGCGCCGGCAATGTCCCGGTAGAAACAGGCGATACAAATGCCCATATTGGCGGGATTGCCAAGGTAGGTCATAAAGGCTGCCAGGGCTCCGCCAACAAACCCTGTCATAATCATGAAGTTCTTTGGTGAAAAAACCCTATTCATTTATTTAAAACACCTCCGCTTATAAAATTAATAGGGATAAATATAAAATGATTAAAGGATTTGTTCCACCCCCCTTGCGTCCTTTTTTTGATCGGGATATTGGTCACCTGTTTATAACAACCATTTCTATCCGCCGGAAGGACATTCCTTCATATTTTGTATGACTTTTTGTTATACCTATAAAACAAAACAGGGCTTTAAAAATAAAAAATGGTTCAGAGACCTTTTAAACAAACTCTAAAAGTTCTCTGAACCGTACAGCAAAATCCTGCTGGTAGTTTGGCAATTACTCATACATCGCCTTGAACCCAGATGCCAGGTAATAATCAAGAGCCTCATCAATCTCGATTCCCGTTAACCCGGCAGCTACCAGCATACCCATCATTTCGCTGCCCGGCGGGATCTGGTCCCCGGCTATAACGCCCCCCAGGGATCTATGCAAATTATTTATGGTTTCCCTTGCTTTCGTATGGCAGATAACCACCCGCCCGCCTGGTTTCAACACCCGGGCCATCTCTTTTAAGGCCTTAAGTTTATGGGGAAAATGGGGGAAAGCCGAGTTGCAGATGACCTCGTCGAAAGTAGCATCCGGA
It encodes the following:
- the yedE gene encoding YedE family putative selenium transporter, giving the protein MNRVFSPKNFMIMTGFVGGALAAFMTYLGNPANMGICIACFYRDIAGALGLHRAAIVQYLRPEIMGIALGAFLSALVFGEFRARGGSAPLVRFFLGAFFMIGALVFLGCPVRAVLRLAGGDLNAVAGLAGVVAGALMGIYFLKRGFNLGRWQSTYTAAGWLMPLFMLGLLLLAIARPSFIFFSKEGPGAAHALLGVSLAAGLIIGFLAQRTRMCFVGGWRDLFLVKDTYLFSGIVAFFAGALVVNAILGKINIGFAGQPVAHTNQLWNFLGMTLAGLTATLLGGCPLRQTVLAGEGDTDAGVAIMGMLAGAAFAHNFQLASSPQGPGPYGPTAVIIGLVFAAGVGFFMRESLD
- a CDS encoding type II toxin-antitoxin system VapC family toxin, which gives rise to MRVIFDTNICIDHLRGFRPATDYLLRCQDMERWISAITVMELYAAPHITAKQQEKMARLFDGLNGIAATALHLDAVLATRNKKHFDFIPGIVVDCPY
- a CDS encoding FeoA family protein translates to MEALETISTRALSELGKGSRGRVIKITATGELRRRLLDMGVVPGTEVAVAGAALLGDPIEVKVKGYHLSLRKKEAAAIFVDLLK
- a CDS encoding NAD(P)/FAD-dependent oxidoreductase, which codes for MKGTDVLVIGGSAAGLTAAITAKRYFKDKKVTVVRKEEKVLVPCGIPYIFGTVGSPDKNLIPDATLVNNGIELVIDEVIGIDRQSKAVSTVKSGSITYEKLVLATGSSPVVPPVKGADLEGVFVVKKDVAYLEQLKKALDKAKNLVIVGGGFIGVEFADECRKGRELNITIVELLPHCLALAFDDEVCTMVEDKLRSQGINIITGTKVEEFLGNGKVEQVRLSNGETLPADIVIFGIGVAPNIELAQMAGLKVDHRFGIWVDDYMRTSDPSIFAIGDCAKKSSFFGHGPSLIKLASVATHEARVAGANLFGLRQSRVAAVGVFSTIVGDLALGSVGLTERAAREAGIEVVTGTAKAPDRHPGSMPGTRELGVKLIFTKDTGVILGGQVYGGTSVGELTNLLAAAVQHKMRADELETMQVGTHPALTASPVAYQVTNAAEDAVLKLRS
- a CDS encoding FeoA family protein; the protein is MSNGLLPLEFLNTGQEAVIKEIAGGISLRRRLTELGLVRGSTIKIIRNDNFGPIIISLGDGSGSGRLAIGRGMAHKIMVEEL
- a CDS encoding sulfurtransferase TusA family protein, giving the protein MVEVDVRGLSCPIPVVKTKKAMEQNPGQTLAVLTDNETSRENVSRLAENWGYQVQVEKVAGGYRLLLTPNKS
- a CDS encoding FmdB family zinc ribbon protein; protein product: MPEFEFKCSECGAICTFNKREDADICPKCGSTRLVRIFSAPHIVKSRPEAGGKTLCCGRDSRPEGCTPGGCCRG
- a CDS encoding HD-GYP domain-containing protein, with amino-acid sequence MPSWIYGRKLYGVYHDIIECLTAALEARDPYCEDHSQRLADMALDLGRKIGLKGGELERIHMAAHLHDIGKIGVPDQILRKPGYLLPHEWAVIKRHPEIGYKILTKSRRLSSIARLVLYHHERWDGKGYPAGLKGEAIPLGSRIIALCDAIDAMTSERPYRPALTWHHCWEEVVANKAIQFDAVLVEAAEALWPMWENRWSLTKVRG
- a CDS encoding class I SAM-dependent methyltransferase, which encodes MLTHREYFNSKADIWDSLCAPEEKAKLETIIRGLNIAPGSTVLDVGCGTGILIPYLLAAVGPAGRIVALDIAEAMLERAQSKGFPANVEFICADVVSVPYPDATFDEVICNSAFPHFPHKLKALKEMARVLKPGGRVVICHTKARETINNLHRSLGGVIAGDQIPPGSEMMGMLVAAGLTGIEIDEALDYYLASGFKAMYE
- a CDS encoding DUF3343 domain-containing protein, with translation MVLSWLKKSLEARAGTADARGLVIFTTVEEAMKAEKVLKKADFDCKLVAPPPDMRKGCDLALEIDLVEQTAVARALTGKVSFMGIYPFKGEMEPLQVEKVTRFAEHIMIKSGNMKLVFDIKTGGIVNISGGGCPDIPYLYTRLVGTHLAAAPRPKDEGRTLCALMLDRALEKALEIWKGVALN
- a CDS encoding Rossmann-like domain-containing protein; protein product: MQFLEGIREKFYRLVKDRHLSGEEEIQVVSARPLTPEEAIGRPERQDFPLLKGKEVMLQAAFAGAVGQAYTDMPGNYQGTLKEVLALPLRNNYERAIFIAALNAVMRHLKLVDKTIHCRDQEPGRCAARLVEYVRERFGNPRIAFIGLQPAMVASLAGHFPIRVTDLDPDNVGQRKNGIIIEDARHTAEIIEWSDLILATGTTAVNDTLPGIVGRKPVVFYGVTISGIARLVGYEQYCSFGH
- a CDS encoding NAD(P)H-hydrate dehydratase, which gives rise to MLIAGTVPVTDMPLIFGRVEKEGKNLRVDGHYLPCTQGTMAMVSAALATTCHLGLEPPRVLLAGDIGTGKGSRLIYQYLIEHIEELAPRVLALHYCLPIVTLMQKLYTAIEKCRPRPVLIADAGSMYAAKAAGVAPHFDIFTPDPSEIAFLADPEAVHPAYISRHLFEDAFARVPELIKRAYANGGAAKCLLVKGAVDYIVKDGVIVDEIKEPDVPQMECIGGTGDTITGMVTAFTYAELELEQAASISAKANRAAGQRANPTPATSVAEIIDQLPGVFRENLCSWSGICTR
- a CDS encoding type II toxin-antitoxin system VapC family toxin; this translates as MRTTIEISNETRAKLMALAAAMIENRLRSGGKVIGVPETLIAGICLARNLPLFTLNVEHFKRVPGLEVLTPASPSSSQV